The region CTTGTGATCTCATTGTTTTTAAACAACTggtatttaataaaaatatatattttattcttgCAATATATTTTGGACGTTTCTGGTCGGTCTTTTTTTCGTTTTCATGAGGTTATTGCTTGCATAACTGGCTATCCTCTCAGGCATTTTTTTACCTCCTAGCACCCTATATGagtgatacacatatatatatatgcacaattAAGAGTGTAAATAATAACCAGTATAGTTTTATTAGGAGGTATCCTTGATTCGTGTTAATTATTTATGTCTGAGTGTGTAAAAGCAGGCGACACATTATATCGGGGTCAGGCTGGATACAGGACACACAGGGCAGGGATACGCTACGTCATGCCTTATGGGCAAATCAGCTGGGAGTACCCACTGTCCACAAtcggagcacagtgtatggggagaGGGCTCCCTTGTGTGGAGATTCACTGTGCGCCATTCTGGATCTGTAGAGACCAGGATCAAGATAAAAGATGAATAACTCCACCTTGTACTCATATACAAAGTCTCACCCTCTTATCACATTCTCTCTGTACGCAGAGATAAAAGAGACAAGGACACCCTGGAATTACCAGAAAACAAAAGATCAGGAGACAGTATCAGACCGATAAGAAGCCATCAGTCCTAGAAACAAGCATTTAGGCAGCACCGAACAAAGACTGAGACCAAGCTAATGACCGCACCAGTAATCAGGAGAACCTGATGTCCACATATAGGATCCTAACAGGCAGACGCCACAGTCCGGCCTCTGACTGCCAGGGAAACCTTCCTCGTTCCTCTGACCGCTGTACCTCTCAGCCTTCCTAAATACATGCTCAGCTCAGGTGAGCGTGCACGTATTCTCAACAGTGAGAGGACATCTCCCTTAAGAACAAAAGGATTAGGCAAATTGAATTTCAATCGTATTTCCCCCAGACTCAACTACTGTGACATAGTCATAGATAcccctatacacacacactgtgtgGTCGGGTGGTTGCACCAAAATTGTTGGGGTCAGTCAACATTCATCAAATCTGAATGGTAACCCATTATTGTCCCACTGTAGGAGCTTGCCTGTTTGATAACAATCTTGTTGACCGTTTCCAATaacaaccagcagaatagtgagtacagctctggggtataatacaggatgtaactcaggatcagtaatgtaatgtatgtacacagtgactgcaccagcagaatagtgagtgcagctctggagtagaatacaggatgtaactcaggatcagtaatgtaatgtctctacacagtgactgcaccagcagagtagtgagtgcagctctggggtacaatacaggaggtaACGTAGGATTAGTTCCAAATAAAGAATTTAACTCTTCAGGTAGATCAAATATATATGTAAATTGTAAAATTGTGTTCACAATAAAGCATatgcatttgcaaaaaaaaataaaatgatggcaAATATGAACATAAAGTCATAGGACCTTACATTTATACAGTGTGAATGATGATTAAGCATAAAAATGAATATAAAAGTCTGGACTATGAGTAAAAAGTGACCTCCCGCAGCGATCAGATTCCAAATAACATGTAGGATGAAAGCAAGAATCTGGTTTCCAAGGACATCACCATTATTTTTATACCTGATGCTATACCCCAGCCTCATGTCATGGTAAACCACAGTTATACCCCCATTGTCCACATTCAGTTCTTTTTTGTCTTGCTTGTGGATCTGCTCCTGTCGGCTGTGGATTGTGACTTGCTCAGGTTGATCCATGAGTCCACGATAAGGATAGACGGGATGATGATCCACAGCGCGTTCATGAAGACAAAGTAGAACCAGAAGTAAATGGGGTGCCACTTCTCGCTGTGACTGAATCCGTCCCGATACTCGGTGTAGAAGTAGAGGACATCGCCGTAGAGTTGCCCTGTGGACATGGAGAGAGGGATCAGATGGTCCCTGAGGGTACAACGCCACCATGTCTGGGGGCTCCTGCAGGGTCAGGACAGCAGAGTGTAGCAATGTTTGTATGGACACTGCAGGCGGCCAACATGCAGGTCTACATAAAATTATCATCTGGGTGTGGACTTGTCCAGTCCAATGTCTACAGGGACAGTGTAACAGTCCTCGGAGCTGGAGATAAGCCAGCCCTGGATTATATAAATAGGGTTACTTGGTCACGGAGATTAGCTGAGCtcacactttaagggtatgtgcacatgttgcggattctctgcggatccgcagcgttttttgcagtgcagaaacgctgcagatccgcaattgatttacagtacaatgtaaatcaatgagaaaaaaaaatgccgtgcacactttgcggaaaatccgctgcggaaacgctgcagtttaaaagaagtagcatgtcacttcttttttgtgaatctgcagcgtttttgtacccattccattatagaaaaccgcaggggtaaaaaccgcagcaaatccgcaagaaaaacgcagcaaaaacgcacaaaaaacgctgcggaaaagcacaaaaaaaccgcaggtgcgttttctgccaggagagacagaatccgcaccagaaattcctaagcctaatccgcaacgtgtgcacatagcctacgagtgacattttatacaatatataattttttttcctcaCTTTCAGGTACTAGATGTCTACTGCTTCTTACCAAGTGACACAATCAGTTGCAGCACAAAGCGATAAGGCTTGTTCTGCAGGAAGGAGATCACCGTCCAGATGCTCAGTGGTCCCCATGCCGCCGCTGTGATGGTCTCCATGCAGACTGTGAAGTTATCACCTCTGCAAGAAAAAACAGTGCAGACAGAGGTCTGAAGTCTCCAATCTTACATAAGTGCAGGCCAGAAATCCCTAAATGTCTCCAGCCAATGGCATTTTAGGAAAATATCATTAATAAGGCAGAAAGTAGTATGGATTCTGCCAAATCTCGTAGCCCCGTCTCTGCTTGGACTGGAGACCCCAGTTACTGGAAAGATATTTATTCCCAGGCAAGTAGAGAACCCCGCTAAACTGAGCATATAATTATCTCACACCAAGAGTCTCCACTAATAATGTACAACCATAACCTCACAAAAAAAAAGGATCAGCCTCCGGGAATGTCCAATCAGTACAACAGGAGCCTTTATGATTTATTAGGGCACAATGGACATCATAATGGGGGTCTGCGCCTCACAACACCCCTCTATTAGCACTATTCAGCCTACAGTTCAATTAGGACATATTTACTGATTAAGATATAGCCACCGGGGTGCTACTCACATCATGTACCGGCTGTCACCTTTCCCATATTCTTTCCCTGTGGAGAGAGATAAATAGGAGACAAGCAGTAAGACAACGACGATGGAGCAGGAGACGCTGTACTGATACATGGGCAGGATGGACATTCCAGATTCCAGGGCAGCTGGTTCATGCCCTCCAAGAGTTCCAGTAGCCCCCAGACCAGCTGTCACCTAGTCTTCCCAAAAACAGACACACCTCAAGACCCCAGCCCATTCTTACACAGCTGTGACAGGAACGCCTGGTCCTTGGTGATCACGGGGTAGTAGAAGGCGAACCAGCCTTCAATGATGCCATGGATGAAACCACAGACCATGAACCAGCAGACACCCAGGCGGCGCGGAGCACTCATACCAGTCACCCGACCGGTCAGGAACCATATTATAGCCAGCAGAACCccagaaactgagaacaaaaagGTCAAGAACTCGGACATTGGCCGGTCATTAGGACGGTAGCCATCGATCTGGAGATCCCGGGGCCAGaaaggatgagggatgggagatcCTGTGTCTGGAGCCATATTGTGTCCCAAGTGTTACACCTGCGGGGGATAAAGGAGATCATCAGACTATGGCATGGACCGTCCATGGAGAACAGATCAGCACCAACGATCAGTGAAGTGTGTACATGACCCATATGGTGGTAAAGCCGTCCGCAACAATGGAAACATGTCCCATATATGTCCCAGGGGCTGATATAAGGGGTCTGCCACCAAGGGGGTAGAACAATTCACTTCACTCTGTATGTATATGAAAGCATCTGAGATAGGTC is a window of Ranitomeya variabilis isolate aRanVar5 chromosome 2, aRanVar5.hap1, whole genome shotgun sequence DNA encoding:
- the EBP gene encoding 3-beta-hydroxysteroid-Delta(8),Delta(7)-isomerase; this encodes MAPDTGSPIPHPFWPRDLQIDGYRPNDRPMSEFLTFLFSVSGVLLAIIWFLTGRVTGMSAPRRLGVCWFMVCGFIHGIIEGWFAFYYPVITKDQAFLSQLWKEYGKGDSRYMIGDNFTVCMETITAAAWGPLSIWTVISFLQNKPYRFVLQLIVSLGQLYGDVLYFYTEYRDGFSHSEKWHPIYFWFYFVFMNALWIIIPSILIVDSWINLSKSQSTADRSRSTSKTKKN